The following are encoded in a window of Streptococcus pasteurianus genomic DNA:
- the ribD gene encoding bifunctional diaminohydroxyphosphoribosylaminopyrimidine deaminase/5-amino-6-(5-phosphoribosylamino)uracil reductase RibD, which produces MHENYMAQAIAAAKQGFRQIYTNPLVGAVIVKNGRVIARGAHLQYGHEHAEKNAILHCEVPEELANSTLYVTLEPCHHTGKQPPCTQAIVEAGIKKVVVGQLDPNPLVAGKGLEFLKSQGIEVVTQVLENEARALNPHYNFYHEYKRPYVVLKQAVSLDGKIAVLGKRTALTNDETNRFVHDERDDYQAILVGADTVLIDNPQLLGAGTSLYPPVRVILDETGRIFDKRELQIFKNQSAPVYIFSRRQVANLPAHITVIALSNFSIANILQALYEKKIQSVYVEGGAQVHDAFLASDLWDELISYVTPKVIGGNGRAAMASSRQVEQVYDLQDFSVQTIGTNLRLSVKRRL; this is translated from the coding sequence ATGCACGAAAACTATATGGCACAGGCAATTGCAGCAGCTAAACAAGGCTTTAGGCAGATTTATACCAATCCCTTAGTTGGTGCGGTTATCGTTAAAAATGGTCGTGTGATTGCTCGTGGTGCGCATTTGCAGTATGGTCACGAGCATGCTGAGAAAAATGCGATTTTGCATTGTGAAGTCCCTGAAGAACTAGCCAATTCAACTCTTTATGTGACTCTGGAACCTTGTCATCATACTGGGAAGCAGCCGCCTTGTACGCAGGCGATTGTTGAAGCAGGCATTAAAAAGGTTGTTGTTGGACAGCTTGACCCCAATCCTTTGGTTGCTGGAAAAGGTTTAGAATTCTTGAAAAGTCAAGGAATTGAGGTTGTCACACAAGTTTTGGAAAATGAGGCACGCGCACTTAATCCGCATTATAATTTTTACCATGAATACAAGCGCCCTTACGTGGTTTTGAAACAAGCGGTGAGTTTGGATGGGAAAATTGCGGTGCTTGGCAAACGAACTGCCTTGACCAATGATGAAACCAACCGTTTTGTTCATGATGAGCGAGATGATTACCAAGCCATTTTGGTTGGTGCTGACACAGTTTTGATTGATAACCCACAATTATTGGGCGCTGGGACGAGTTTGTATCCGCCAGTACGCGTGATTTTGGACGAAACAGGGCGCATTTTTGACAAACGAGAGCTACAAATTTTTAAAAATCAATCAGCGCCAGTTTACATTTTTAGTAGGCGACAAGTTGCGAATTTGCCTGCGCATATCACGGTTATAGCCTTATCTAATTTTTCCATTGCTAACATTTTGCAGGCGCTTTATGAGAAAAAGATTCAGTCTGTTTATGTCGAGGGCGGAGCGCAGGTTCATGATGCATTTTTAGCGAGCGATTTATGGGATGAGCTCATTTCTTACGTGACCCCTAAGGTGATTGGTGGCAATGGCAGAGCTGCTATGGCAAGTTCTCGTCAGGTTGAACAAGTTTACGATTTGCAGGATTTTTCAGTTCAAACAATTGGCACTAATCTACGTTTGTCAGTCAAAAGGAGGTTGTGA
- a CDS encoding DUF3169 family protein, giving the protein MKKTKRLTIAQRILTWFGIFVVSALAGGLIVIGYFGVDFGDNVLTFNYDTFMALAYGITAISIIVTLWFMYQANHYHNRYESMGDDADEDDSYEVYRKTFKNLEFATIFYNVSVALILLSIFGDVYGFHDRIVSGAALNLTAYVKDIIFLALLIIFQVMIFKLTQKIRHYKLSTFPTIKEVKEFAYSYDEGELQANYEQAFLIVFNLNQYLPFVYIVLCVLATLSSVDVTSGLVVTTAIYLYINLANIRFVNKYFRK; this is encoded by the coding sequence ATGAAAAAAACAAAAAGATTAACAATTGCACAACGTATCTTAACGTGGTTTGGAATCTTCGTAGTTAGTGCGCTTGCAGGTGGGCTTATTGTTATTGGTTATTTTGGTGTTGATTTTGGCGATAATGTGTTAACGTTTAATTATGATACTTTTATGGCTTTGGCTTATGGGATTACTGCTATTTCAATTATTGTTACATTATGGTTTATGTATCAAGCAAACCATTACCATAATCGTTATGAAAGCATGGGTGATGATGCTGATGAAGATGATAGTTATGAGGTTTATCGCAAGACATTTAAAAATTTAGAGTTTGCAACAATTTTCTACAATGTCTCAGTAGCGTTAATTCTCCTTTCAATATTTGGTGATGTTTACGGTTTCCATGATAGGATTGTTAGCGGTGCTGCCCTTAATCTTACAGCATATGTAAAAGATATCATTTTCCTAGCTCTGCTAATTATTTTTCAAGTGATGATATTTAAATTAACTCAGAAAATTCGTCACTATAAATTATCAACTTTTCCGACAATTAAAGAAGTAAAGGAATTTGCTTATTCTTATGATGAAGGGGAGCTTCAAGCAAATTATGAACAAGCATTCTTGATTGTTTTTAATCTTAATCAGTATTTACCATTTGTTTATATTGTGTTGTGTGTGTTAGCAACACTTAGCTCAGTTGATGTCACTTCAGGTTTGGTCGTAACGACAGCAATCTATCTCTATATCAATCTTGCGAACATTCGCTTTGTTAATAAATATTTCAGAAAATAA
- a CDS encoding riboflavin synthase, with amino-acid sequence MFTGLIQEQGRISRIVKQQHSIKLTCKASRKLLADYKVGDSMAINGVCLTCVAKAGDTFTVDIMPETFKRTIFSECRIGDLVNLELAMAANARFEGHLVTGHVDSVATLIQKHSDENAIVLSFAISQKLAGQIVGQGSIAVNGVSLTVVSVTSGQFSVSLIPHTAKETNLARLKKGDKVNIETDILAKYMQAQVTKMGGQ; translated from the coding sequence ATGTTTACAGGATTAATTCAAGAACAAGGGCGTATCAGCCGAATCGTCAAACAGCAACACAGTATCAAATTAACTTGCAAAGCTTCACGAAAATTATTAGCGGATTACAAAGTCGGTGATAGTATGGCAATCAATGGGGTTTGTCTGACTTGTGTGGCTAAAGCAGGTGATACGTTTACGGTGGATATTATGCCAGAGACTTTTAAGCGCACTATTTTTTCAGAATGTCGTATCGGTGATTTGGTGAATCTTGAGCTGGCTATGGCTGCTAATGCACGTTTTGAAGGGCACCTTGTGACGGGGCACGTTGATAGTGTCGCAACTCTCATCCAAAAACACAGCGATGAAAATGCTATCGTGCTCAGCTTTGCTATTTCCCAAAAACTCGCAGGGCAAATCGTGGGGCAGGGCTCAATCGCAGTCAATGGGGTTAGTCTGACGGTGGTGTCGGTGACGTCTGGGCAATTTAGCGTGTCGCTGATTCCGCATACGGCGAAAGAAACTAACTTGGCTCGACTCAAAAAAGGCGATAAGGTCAATATCGAGACGGATATTTTAGCCAAATACATGCAAGCACAAGTTACAAAAATG
- a CDS encoding helix-turn-helix transcriptional regulator: MLVTRMEGILVLKNRLKELRARDGLNQTQLAKLAKVSRQTISLLERNEYTPSVIIALRIAHIFNEPVENVFSLDEEGEEE; this comes from the coding sequence TTGTTAGTTACTAGAATGGAGGGTATTTTGGTCTTAAAAAATCGTCTTAAAGAATTGCGGGCGCGTGATGGGTTAAATCAAACTCAACTAGCCAAATTAGCTAAGGTTTCTAGGCAAACGATCAGTCTCCTAGAACGCAATGAATACACGCCATCGGTGATTATCGCTCTGCGCATTGCACACATATTCAACGAACCTGTCGAAAATGTTTTTAGTCTTGATGAAGAGGGAGAAGAAGAATGA